One Pseudomonadota bacterium DNA window includes the following coding sequences:
- a CDS encoding amphi-Trp domain-containing protein yields the protein MEKKKLSLKKFMAPAEAAAKLEDLAAAFRSGMVRIEKDDQVLSLQLSDPVEIEISAREKKDKAVFLLNCHGFVEAWNRILIFLSERASCFRPTKKSRKIQLRAMMPANA from the coding sequence ATGGAAAAAAAGAAACTCAGTTTGAAAAAGTTCATGGCCCCGGCCGAAGCCGCGGCTAAACTTGAAGATCTGGCCGCCGCTTTTCGCTCCGGGATGGTCAGAATTGAAAAGGATGATCAGGTTCTGAGTCTGCAGCTGTCCGATCCGGTTGAGATCGAAATCAGTGCCCGGGAGAAAAAGGATAAGGCCGTTTTTCTCTTGAACTGTCATGGTTTTGTGGAAGCCTGGAACAGGATATTGATATTTCTGTCGGAGCGCGCGAGTTGCTTTCGGCCGACGAAGAAATCCCGGAAAATCCAGCTGAGGGCGATGATGCCGGCGAATGCCTGA